The Noviherbaspirillum saxi genome includes a window with the following:
- a CDS encoding MBL fold metallo-hydrolase, with amino-acid sequence MKFASLGSGSEGNALLISTASGADRTTVMLDCGFNIKETERRLQRRGMVPADLSGIVVTHEHQDHVGGVFKFARRHHLPVWLSFGTFHAVRKDCDGVQYRFCRDGEPLSIGHLELIPYTVPHDAREPVQYVVRDGRFKLGVLTDAGQATQHLTQSLSGCDALVLECNHDRGMLANSSYPPSLRSRIGGAYGHLSNDTTADILAALDRSRLKIVVGAHLSQQNNTPELARAALSSVIDGDTARIMIACQEDGFDWISLDALADQAGEDS; translated from the coding sequence TTGAAATTTGCCAGTCTCGGAAGCGGTAGTGAAGGTAACGCACTGCTGATTTCAACCGCATCCGGCGCCGACCGTACAACGGTCATGCTGGATTGCGGATTCAATATCAAGGAAACCGAACGTCGCTTGCAGCGCCGCGGCATGGTCCCGGCTGACCTGTCCGGTATCGTGGTTACCCATGAACACCAGGATCATGTCGGCGGGGTCTTCAAATTCGCGCGACGTCATCACCTTCCGGTATGGCTGTCTTTCGGGACTTTCCACGCAGTGCGCAAGGATTGCGATGGTGTCCAATACCGTTTTTGCCGCGATGGCGAACCGCTATCGATTGGCCATCTTGAACTGATTCCCTATACCGTTCCGCATGATGCACGCGAACCGGTCCAGTACGTTGTGCGCGATGGGCGCTTCAAGCTCGGGGTCTTGACCGATGCCGGTCAAGCGACGCAACATCTTACCCAGAGCCTGAGCGGATGCGATGCTTTGGTACTGGAATGTAATCACGATCGCGGGATGCTCGCGAATTCCAGTTATCCGCCATCGCTTCGCAGCCGTATTGGCGGCGCCTATGGTCATCTTTCCAATGACACGACCGCAGATATTCTTGCCGCACTCGATCGTTCCCGTTTGAAGATCGTCGTCGGGGCCCATTTAAGCCAGCAGAACAATACGCCGGAACTCGCAAGGGCGGCACTGTCGAGTGTTATCGATGGCGACACGGCGCGCATCATGATCGCTTGCCAGGAAGATGGTTTCGACTGGATTTCTCTGGACGCATTGGCCGATCAGGCAGGCGAAGACAGTTAG
- a CDS encoding cupin domain-containing protein yields the protein MDNFSILGELTPQKFLRDYWHKQPLLIRQAIPGFKPLLDREALCTLAGRDDVESRLITHFDGTWKMQSGPMQRLPSFRKKEWTMLVQGVNLHDDAADALLQRFRFIPDARLDDLMISYATDQGGVGPHFDSYDVFLLQAHGRRRWKISAQQELNLVEGMPLKILKNFQAEEEFVLEPGDMLYLPPHYAHDGIAEGECMTYSIGFRAPPFQELGEAFLQFMADSIELPGRYADPDLAVTQHPAEISKAMIATMSAELKKIRFTDDDMTIFLGEYLTEPKANVFFDSPEKSLTPTKFVQTAAKRGVRLSRKTRMLYRGRHIFINGESFAVGAADKKLLLMLADMRSLPGELVASASEDVLEAFHMWHDDGWLSIS from the coding sequence ATGGATAATTTCAGCATTCTTGGCGAACTGACGCCGCAAAAATTCCTTCGTGATTACTGGCACAAACAGCCGCTATTGATCCGCCAAGCCATTCCAGGATTCAAACCGTTACTTGACCGGGAAGCGCTATGCACCCTCGCCGGACGTGATGATGTCGAATCCCGATTGATCACGCACTTTGACGGCACATGGAAAATGCAAAGCGGGCCGATGCAACGCCTGCCGTCGTTCCGAAAAAAAGAATGGACGATGCTCGTCCAGGGAGTCAATCTTCATGACGATGCGGCCGATGCATTGCTGCAGCGCTTCCGTTTCATTCCTGATGCAAGACTCGACGACCTGATGATCAGTTATGCGACCGACCAGGGCGGCGTCGGTCCCCACTTCGATTCCTACGATGTGTTTTTGTTGCAGGCGCATGGACGCCGTCGATGGAAGATCAGTGCTCAACAGGAGTTGAACCTGGTGGAAGGAATGCCGCTTAAGATTCTCAAGAATTTCCAGGCGGAAGAAGAATTCGTTCTTGAGCCGGGCGACATGCTGTATCTGCCACCGCACTATGCGCATGACGGCATTGCGGAAGGCGAATGCATGACCTATTCGATCGGCTTTCGCGCACCGCCCTTCCAGGAGTTGGGCGAAGCCTTCCTGCAATTCATGGCCGACTCGATAGAACTGCCTGGCCGTTATGCCGATCCGGATCTAGCGGTTACGCAGCATCCGGCGGAAATCAGTAAGGCGATGATTGCGACAATGAGCGCGGAATTGAAAAAAATCCGGTTCACCGACGACGACATGACGATCTTTCTCGGCGAGTACCTGACCGAGCCTAAAGCAAATGTGTTTTTCGACAGCCCGGAGAAATCGCTGACTCCAACGAAATTCGTTCAGACCGCGGCAAAGCGCGGCGTTCGCCTGTCGCGCAAGACACGGATGCTTTACCGTGGACGGCATATCTTCATCAATGGCGAATCCTTTGCGGTAGGCGCTGCCGATAAAAAATTGCTGCTTATGCTGGCCGATATGCGCTCACTGCCAGGCGAGCTTGTCGCTTCGGCCTCCGAGGATGTGTTGGAAGCCTTTCACATGTGGCATGACGATGGCTGGCTGAGCATTTCGTGA
- a CDS encoding FKBP-type peptidyl-prolyl cis-trans isomerase — translation MKIAKNTVVTVHYKLSDAQGNLIEESQDPMVYLHGGYENTLPKIEEALDGKDAGFETTIQVEPEDAFGEYDPDLIKIEPRNRLPEPIEVGMQFEGTPDSTGGAEDSLIFTVTDIADDKVVLDGNHPLAGMALRFTLNVAEVRAASDEEISHGHVHGPHGHHDEIEGDEDDHFRSHPLH, via the coding sequence ATGAAGATTGCCAAGAATACCGTAGTGACGGTCCACTACAAACTGTCAGATGCTCAGGGCAATCTGATTGAGGAAAGCCAGGACCCGATGGTCTACCTGCACGGTGGATATGAAAACACTTTGCCGAAGATTGAAGAAGCACTGGATGGCAAGGATGCCGGATTCGAGACCACGATTCAGGTCGAGCCGGAAGATGCATTCGGTGAGTACGACCCCGATCTGATCAAGATCGAACCACGCAATCGCTTACCCGAGCCAATCGAAGTCGGCATGCAGTTCGAGGGAACGCCGGACAGTACGGGCGGAGCGGAAGACTCGCTGATCTTTACCGTCACCGACATTGCCGACGACAAGGTTGTTCTCGACGGCAATCATCCGTTGGCGGGCATGGCGTTGCGTTTTACGTTGAATGTGGCAGAAGTCCGTGCCGCCAGTGATGAAGAAATCTCCCATGGACATGTGCATGGCCCGCACGGACATCACGACGAGATCGAGGGCGACGAAGACGACCACTTCCGTAGTCACCCACTTCATTAA
- the mutS gene encoding DNA mismatch repair protein MutS, whose translation MALASATGKDADASSRIDDALEKHTPMMQQFLRIKADHPNTLLFYRMGDFYELFFDDAEKAARMLGITLTQRGASNGNPIKMAGVPFHSADQYLAKLIKLGESVAICEQIGDPATSKGPVERKVIRVITPGTLTDSDLLPEKSERPLLAICTITQRKTITVGLAWLSMASGALKLMEFAGDARGFDARLKQELERISPAEILLADDVGLMHLQAGSGKFTSVPQWHFDPESGGKALREQLGVSTLSGFNAEGLHAAVGASGALLRYAQSTQGKGLQHVRTLAVEAENEFIGLDAATRRNLELTETLRGADDSMSPTLFSLLDHCRTAMGSRLLRHWLHHARRDQEIARARHAALNALMRADAASGLSTTLAAVPDIERITTRIALQSARPRDLAGMRGGLQQLPSLRAYVAMCNKDADAPLLKSVHEALATPSECLDLIERGIALEPAAMVRDGGVIARGYDPELDELRALSENAGQFLVDLETRERARTGIGNLRVEYNKVHGFYIEVTHGQTDKVPDDYRRRQTLKNAERYITPELKAFEDKALSAQERALAREKYLYEKLINELAPHIGTLQSIAHALAQLDVLVALADHAMRNNWCAPQLIDEPRIFIEQGRHPVVENQIERFIANDCELSNERKLLLITGPNMGGKSTFMRQVALITLLAYVGSFVPANHAVIGPIDRIFTRIGAADDLAGGRSTFMVEMTESAAILNNATEHSLVLMDEVGRGTSTFDGLALAWAIARHLIDSTRSFTLFATHYFELTQLPDTHPSAANVHLSAVEHKDSIVFLHAVQPGPASQSYGLQVAQLAGVPQPVIKAARKHLAALEAHSVQATPQFDLFAHNMSPDEEAETADEPVRTAAVTAILEALDEADPDTLSPREALDMLYSLKRLAEKE comes from the coding sequence ATGGCACTAGCATCCGCAACCGGGAAAGACGCTGACGCGTCGTCCCGTATTGACGACGCCCTGGAAAAACACACGCCGATGATGCAGCAATTTTTGCGCATCAAGGCCGACCATCCGAACACCCTGCTGTTTTACCGGATGGGAGATTTCTACGAGCTTTTTTTCGACGATGCGGAAAAAGCGGCGCGAATGCTCGGCATTACACTTACTCAGCGCGGCGCGTCGAACGGCAATCCGATCAAGATGGCCGGTGTCCCATTTCATTCGGCGGACCAGTATCTCGCCAAACTGATCAAGTTGGGTGAGTCGGTCGCCATTTGCGAGCAAATCGGCGATCCGGCAACCAGCAAGGGGCCGGTGGAGCGCAAGGTTATCCGCGTGATTACACCGGGTACCCTGACAGATTCAGACCTGCTTCCCGAAAAGTCGGAACGTCCTCTGCTGGCGATATGCACGATTACGCAACGCAAGACCATCACCGTCGGTCTGGCCTGGCTTTCCATGGCCAGCGGCGCATTGAAGCTGATGGAATTTGCCGGCGACGCGCGCGGATTCGATGCCCGCCTGAAGCAGGAACTCGAACGCATATCGCCAGCAGAAATTCTTTTGGCCGACGACGTAGGTCTCATGCATCTGCAGGCGGGCAGCGGCAAATTCACTTCGGTGCCGCAATGGCACTTCGATCCGGAAAGCGGCGGCAAGGCACTGCGCGAACAGTTAGGCGTTTCCACACTCAGCGGATTCAATGCTGAAGGCCTGCATGCGGCGGTGGGCGCGTCCGGAGCCTTGCTCCGTTACGCGCAATCGACGCAGGGAAAAGGTTTGCAGCACGTGCGCACGCTGGCCGTCGAAGCGGAAAATGAATTCATCGGACTCGATGCAGCGACCCGCCGCAACCTGGAGCTGACCGAGACGCTGCGCGGCGCCGACGATTCTATGTCGCCTACCTTGTTTTCCCTGTTGGACCATTGCCGCACCGCGATGGGCTCGCGGCTGCTCCGGCACTGGCTGCACCATGCGCGGCGCGATCAGGAAATTGCCCGTGCACGCCACGCTGCGCTCAATGCCTTGATGCGCGCCGACGCGGCCTCGGGTTTGTCGACCACACTGGCAGCCGTTCCGGACATCGAACGCATTACCACCCGCATTGCGCTGCAGTCGGCACGTCCTCGCGACTTGGCCGGCATGCGCGGCGGCCTGCAGCAATTGCCGTCGCTGCGCGCCTATGTGGCGATGTGCAACAAGGATGCCGATGCACCCCTGCTGAAGTCAGTGCATGAGGCGCTGGCAACGCCCAGCGAATGTCTCGATCTGATCGAACGCGGCATTGCACTGGAACCGGCGGCAATGGTGCGTGACGGCGGCGTGATCGCACGCGGCTATGATCCGGAACTCGATGAACTGCGGGCGCTGTCGGAAAACGCAGGCCAATTTCTGGTGGATCTGGAAACCCGGGAACGAGCGCGAACCGGCATCGGCAACCTGCGGGTCGAGTACAACAAGGTGCACGGCTTTTACATTGAAGTCACGCACGGCCAGACCGACAAGGTGCCCGACGATTATCGTCGCCGTCAGACGCTCAAAAATGCGGAACGCTACATCACTCCCGAGTTGAAGGCCTTCGAGGATAAAGCCTTGTCGGCGCAGGAACGCGCGCTCGCACGCGAGAAATATCTGTACGAGAAGCTGATCAATGAACTGGCGCCGCATATCGGCACGCTGCAATCCATAGCCCATGCGCTGGCTCAGCTGGATGTGCTGGTCGCGCTCGCAGACCATGCGATGCGCAACAACTGGTGCGCTCCGCAACTTATCGATGAGCCGCGCATCTTCATCGAACAGGGACGCCATCCCGTCGTCGAAAACCAGATAGAACGCTTTATCGCAAACGATTGCGAGCTGAGCAATGAGCGCAAGCTGCTGCTGATTACCGGACCCAACATGGGTGGTAAATCGACCTTCATGCGCCAGGTCGCTCTGATCACCCTGCTCGCCTATGTCGGCAGTTTTGTTCCCGCGAATCATGCCGTCATTGGACCCATCGATCGCATTTTCACTCGTATTGGAGCGGCCGACGACCTGGCAGGCGGACGTTCGACCTTCATGGTTGAAATGACAGAATCGGCTGCGATCCTGAATAACGCGACCGAACACTCGCTGGTGCTGATGGATGAAGTCGGGCGCGGCACCTCGACCTTCGACGGGCTGGCGCTGGCATGGGCAATTGCGCGCCACCTGATCGACAGCACCCGCAGTTTTACGCTGTTTGCCACGCATTACTTCGAACTCACGCAACTGCCGGATACTCACCCCTCCGCGGCGAACGTGCATCTTTCAGCGGTCGAACACAAGGACAGCATTGTATTTCTGCATGCGGTCCAACCCGGCCCCGCTTCGCAAAGCTACGGCTTGCAGGTGGCCCAACTGGCCGGAGTACCGCAACCGGTCATCAAGGCAGCCCGCAAGCATCTTGCTGCACTGGAAGCACATTCGGTGCAGGCAACACCGCAGTTCGACCTGTTTGCCCACAATATGTCGCCTGACGAAGAAGCAGAGACTGCGGACGAACCTGTACGGACTGCCGCAGTCACAGCAATACTCGAAGCGCTCGATGAAGCCGATCCGGATACTTTGTCGCCACGCGAAGCGCTGGACATGCTTTACAGCTTGAAACGCCTGGCAGAAAAAGAATGA
- a CDS encoding DEAD/DEAH box helicase, translated as MSFSELGLADEIVRAVTEQGYTSPTPIQKQAIPAVLCGGDLLAGAQTGTGKTAGFTLPILQRLNAQPRTQAKTGRPIRALILTPTRELAAQVEESVRVYGKYLKLTSSVIFGGVNINPQIRVLNHGVDILVATPGRLLDHMQQGTVNLSHVEILVLDEADRMLDMGFIRDIRKVLAALPKQRQNLLFSATFSDDIKALADGLLNSPAMIEVARRNSTVEVIAQKIHPVDRNRKHPLLSYLIKTNEWIQVLVFTRTKHGANKLVEQLGKDGISGMAIHGNKSQSARTRALAEFKDGSLQVLVATDIAARGIDIDQLPHVVNYDLPNVPEDYVHRIGRTGRAGATGEAVSLVCVDEHDMLKGIEKLIKRTLPQEVIPGFEPDPNARPQPIQLRSGNQPSRNTPRQQKPSSGNSKADPNAAKSGSAKPTQSRPPQNKPAPAKPAGGRSLTGQTSALHRSGGRGR; from the coding sequence ATGTCTTTTAGCGAACTCGGCCTTGCCGATGAAATTGTCCGTGCCGTCACCGAGCAGGGATACACCAGCCCGACCCCGATTCAAAAGCAAGCGATCCCCGCAGTGTTATGTGGCGGCGACCTGCTCGCCGGCGCGCAAACCGGCACCGGAAAGACCGCCGGCTTCACGCTGCCCATCCTGCAGCGCCTGAACGCGCAGCCACGCACACAGGCCAAAACCGGCCGTCCGATTCGTGCCCTTATCCTCACCCCGACGCGCGAACTGGCTGCGCAGGTGGAAGAAAGTGTCCGTGTGTATGGCAAGTACCTCAAGCTCACCTCCTCCGTGATCTTCGGCGGCGTCAATATCAACCCGCAAATCAGAGTGTTGAATCATGGCGTCGATATTCTCGTCGCGACACCCGGACGCCTGCTCGACCATATGCAACAAGGCACCGTCAACTTGTCGCATGTTGAAATCCTGGTCCTGGATGAAGCCGATCGTATGCTTGACATGGGCTTTATCCGTGACATTCGCAAGGTGCTCGCCGCATTGCCCAAGCAACGTCAGAACCTGTTGTTCTCGGCGACCTTCTCCGATGACATCAAGGCACTGGCCGACGGCCTGCTGAATTCTCCGGCGATGATCGAGGTGGCCCGCCGCAATTCGACAGTGGAAGTCATTGCACAAAAGATCCACCCGGTCGACCGCAATCGCAAGCATCCGCTCCTCAGCTATTTGATCAAAACCAATGAGTGGATACAGGTGCTGGTTTTTACGCGCACGAAGCACGGCGCCAACAAACTGGTCGAGCAACTCGGCAAGGACGGCATCTCCGGCATGGCGATTCACGGCAACAAGAGCCAGTCCGCTCGGACCCGTGCGCTGGCAGAATTCAAGGATGGAAGCCTGCAAGTGCTGGTCGCCACCGATATCGCCGCACGCGGAATCGATATCGATCAATTGCCCCATGTCGTCAACTATGACCTGCCGAACGTTCCCGAGGACTATGTCCACCGTATCGGCCGCACCGGCCGCGCGGGTGCAACGGGCGAAGCCGTTTCGCTGGTCTGCGTGGATGAGCATGACATGCTCAAAGGCATAGAAAAGCTGATCAAGCGTACTCTGCCGCAGGAAGTCATTCCAGGTTTCGAGCCTGATCCGAATGCGCGACCGCAGCCGATCCAGCTTCGCAGCGGCAATCAACCCTCGCGCAACACCCCGCGTCAGCAAAAGCCGTCGTCAGGCAACAGCAAGGCGGACCCCAATGCAGCGAAGTCGGGTTCAGCAAAGCCGACGCAATCTCGCCCCCCGCAAAACAAACCTGCTCCGGCCAAACCGGCGGGCGGCAGATCGCTGACCGGTCAGACCTCGGCATTGCACCGCAGCGGCGGACGCGGGCGCTAA
- a CDS encoding inositol monophosphatase family protein: MHPMLNTAVKAARRAASIINRASFDIDRIKVTEKGHNDFVTEVDQAAEQAIIEVLKTAYPDHAILAEESGPSQNLHDENDNVWIIDPIDGTTNFIHGFPQYCVSIALQQRGQITQAVVYDPNRNDLFTASKGAGAYLNEKRIRVGRRDKMADALIGTGFPFREGAGLDEYMQMFKIMTEKCAGLRRPGAAALDLAYVAAGRLDGFFEKGLQTWDMAAGSLLITEAGGIVGNFAGESDYLYKGNVLAGSPKIFAQMVHLLSPFAK, encoded by the coding sequence ATGCATCCCATGCTCAATACGGCGGTAAAGGCTGCCCGCCGCGCCGCTTCGATCATCAACAGGGCCTCTTTCGACATCGACCGCATCAAGGTCACCGAGAAAGGCCATAACGATTTCGTGACGGAAGTCGATCAAGCCGCCGAGCAGGCCATCATCGAGGTGTTAAAAACCGCCTATCCCGACCACGCCATTCTTGCCGAGGAATCCGGTCCGTCACAAAACCTGCATGACGAAAACGACAATGTCTGGATCATCGATCCTATCGACGGCACCACCAACTTCATCCACGGCTTTCCGCAATACTGCGTATCGATCGCGCTTCAGCAGCGCGGCCAGATCACCCAGGCGGTTGTATACGATCCTAACCGTAACGACCTGTTCACCGCTAGCAAAGGCGCCGGTGCCTATCTCAATGAAAAGCGAATCCGCGTCGGTCGTCGTGACAAGATGGCTGATGCCTTGATCGGCACAGGCTTTCCATTCCGCGAGGGCGCAGGTCTGGACGAATACATGCAGATGTTCAAAATCATGACGGAAAAATGTGCCGGATTACGCCGCCCCGGTGCGGCCGCATTGGACCTCGCGTATGTCGCTGCCGGCCGGCTCGATGGTTTTTTTGAAAAAGGCCTGCAAACCTGGGATATGGCTGCAGGATCATTGCTGATTACCGAAGCCGGCGGCATCGTCGGCAACTTTGCCGGCGAGTCCGATTACCTGTATAAAGGCAATGTACTTGCCGGATCCCCCAAGATCTTTGCCCAGATGGTTCACCTGTTGTCGCCATTCGCGAAATAG
- a CDS encoding RNA methyltransferase: protein MNQPQTNTSLFGRLRFVLVDTSHPGNIGAVARAMKTMGFSQLVLVNPRFPDALQQEEAIAFASGAQDVLAAAKVVDTIEEALLGCNFAAALSARLREYSPPVMTPRTLASALYGDVTLNAALVFGSERYGLPNQIIEKCNVLINIPANPDYSSLNLAQAVQILAYEARQAQGGDNVAQSVIGFQGDPASMAQIDGMYAHLEEALVAVEFLDPTNPKKLMSRLRRLFSRTQLETEEVNIVRGIARHVLAKVTKLSK, encoded by the coding sequence ATGAACCAGCCACAAACCAACACTTCTCTTTTCGGCCGCCTTCGTTTTGTACTGGTCGATACCAGTCATCCTGGCAATATAGGTGCCGTCGCGCGCGCCATGAAAACCATGGGTTTTTCGCAACTTGTGCTGGTCAATCCGCGCTTTCCGGATGCCTTGCAACAGGAAGAAGCGATCGCCTTCGCCAGCGGTGCGCAAGATGTTCTTGCCGCAGCGAAAGTCGTTGATACAATTGAAGAAGCGCTACTAGGGTGTAACTTCGCTGCTGCCTTGAGTGCGCGACTGCGCGAGTATTCGCCGCCGGTGATGACGCCACGGACATTGGCGTCTGCTTTGTACGGTGATGTGACACTCAACGCGGCATTGGTTTTTGGCAGCGAGCGCTATGGATTGCCGAATCAGATCATCGAGAAATGCAATGTCTTGATCAATATCCCCGCCAATCCTGATTATTCTTCCTTGAATCTTGCGCAGGCAGTACAAATTCTTGCATATGAGGCCAGGCAAGCACAGGGCGGCGACAATGTTGCCCAATCGGTAATCGGATTTCAAGGAGATCCCGCCAGCATGGCGCAGATCGACGGCATGTACGCACACCTGGAAGAAGCCTTGGTGGCGGTTGAATTTCTCGATCCGACTAATCCAAAGAAGCTCATGTCTCGTCTGCGAAGGTTATTTTCGCGCACTCAACTCGAGACCGAGGAAGTGAATATCGTGAGAGGAATTGCACGTCACGTGCTCGCCAAGGTAACAAAGCTATCTAAATAA
- the lexA gene encoding transcriptional repressor LexA — protein sequence MLKLTARQEQILNLIREAIENTGFPPTRAEIATELGFKSANAAEEHLQALARKGAIEISPGTSRGIRLRDIHGETTSLFGGRQMPLPHPSLMQLSLPLVGRVAAGSPILAQEHIEASYSVDPSLFSAKPDFLLKVRGLSMRDAGIMDGDLLAVKKVDSAKNGQIVVARLGDEVTVKRYKKSGSVIELLPENPDFEPIRVDSSQENFALEGLAVGLLRAWA from the coding sequence ATGCTTAAACTCACTGCACGCCAGGAACAGATCCTGAACCTGATTAGGGAGGCGATCGAAAATACCGGCTTCCCCCCTACCCGAGCCGAAATTGCCACTGAATTGGGCTTCAAATCCGCCAATGCTGCAGAGGAACATCTACAGGCGCTGGCACGCAAGGGGGCAATAGAAATTTCGCCTGGTACCTCACGGGGAATTCGCCTGCGGGACATCCATGGAGAAACGACAAGCCTATTTGGTGGACGCCAAATGCCGCTTCCACATCCCTCGCTGATGCAGCTTAGTCTTCCACTGGTCGGACGCGTGGCCGCAGGTTCGCCTATACTTGCTCAGGAGCATATCGAGGCAAGCTACAGCGTCGATCCTTCTCTGTTTTCGGCCAAACCGGATTTCCTGCTCAAAGTACGCGGTTTGTCCATGCGCGATGCCGGCATTATGGACGGCGATCTACTTGCGGTGAAAAAAGTCGACAGCGCAAAAAATGGACAAATTGTGGTGGCCCGCCTTGGCGATGAAGTAACGGTTAAACGTTACAAGAAAAGCGGTTCCGTCATTGAGCTGCTGCCCGAGAATCCGGATTTCGAACCGATCCGTGTCGATTCCAGCCAGGAAAATTTTGCTTTGGAAGGTTTGGCTGTTGGCCTGCTCCGAGCTTGGGCTTGA
- the rpsF gene encoding 30S ribosomal protein S6 encodes MRHYEIVFIVHPDQSEQVPAMIERYKGIVTARNGKVHRVEDWGRRQMAYMIQKLAKAHYVCMNIECDNETLAEIETGFKFNDAVLRHLTVKMKKAETAPSPMMKAVQKEDAAKTQRSEAAAA; translated from the coding sequence ATGCGTCATTATGAAATCGTATTTATTGTCCATCCCGATCAAAGCGAGCAGGTTCCTGCAATGATCGAACGTTACAAGGGCATCGTAACTGCTCGTAACGGCAAAGTGCACCGCGTTGAAGACTGGGGTCGTCGCCAGATGGCTTACATGATCCAGAAGTTGGCCAAGGCCCACTATGTCTGCATGAACATCGAGTGCGACAATGAAACTCTGGCTGAAATCGAAACCGGCTTCAAGTTTAACGATGCTGTCCTGCGCCACCTGACTGTCAAGATGAAGAAGGCTGAAACTGCGCCGTCGCCGATGATGAAGGCTGTGCAGAAGGAAGATGCTGCGAAGACTCAGCGTTCCGAAGCAGCCGCTGCGTAA
- the priB gene encoding primosomal replication protein N, which yields MNQLRLIAAIAEREVLRYTPAGIPIVSAKLLHASGQVEAGLPRQVEFEISAVAAGEISGRLNKAELGETMVFTGFLARKNRNSKGLVFHITDFEAYSPDH from the coding sequence GTGAACCAGCTACGCCTGATAGCGGCCATTGCCGAGCGCGAAGTGTTGCGCTACACGCCGGCGGGCATACCGATCGTGTCGGCAAAATTGCTGCACGCCTCCGGACAGGTGGAAGCGGGTCTCCCGCGCCAGGTTGAGTTTGAAATTTCTGCGGTTGCCGCAGGTGAAATTTCAGGAAGGCTTAACAAGGCGGAGCTAGGTGAGACCATGGTATTCACTGGTTTCCTCGCACGTAAGAATCGCAATAGCAAAGGCCTCGTATTCCATATCACGGATTTCGAAGCTTATTCACCAGATCACTAG
- the rpsR gene encoding 30S ribosomal protein S18, whose product MAFGKKFDKSKLKNKRQQQNPLFKRKKFCRFTAAGVEQVDYKDVDTLKDFVQENGKIMPARLTGTKAHYQRQVDTAIKRARYLALLPYTDLHNA is encoded by the coding sequence ATGGCATTCGGTAAAAAATTCGATAAAAGCAAACTCAAGAACAAGCGTCAGCAGCAGAATCCTCTGTTCAAGCGCAAGAAATTCTGCCGCTTCACCGCCGCCGGCGTTGAGCAAGTTGACTATAAGGACGTGGACACCCTGAAGGATTTCGTTCAGGAAAATGGCAAGATCATGCCGGCACGTCTGACCGGTACAAAAGCACACTACCAGCGTCAAGTTGACACTGCGATCAAGCGCGCACGCTATCTCGCGTTGCTGCCTTACACCGATCTGCACAACGCCTAA
- the rplI gene encoding 50S ribosomal protein L9, which produces MQVILLEKVVNLGNMGEVVRVKDGYARNFLIPQRKARRATATAVAEFEAKRADLEKAAGEKLAAAQAQGEKLNGTTVRIAQKAGVDGRLFGSVTNADIAAAVSKQGFPVEKAQIRMPQGPLKVVGDHTIAVALHTDVVVDITIAVVGEQA; this is translated from the coding sequence ATGCAAGTCATTCTGTTGGAAAAAGTCGTTAATCTCGGCAATATGGGTGAAGTCGTACGCGTGAAGGACGGTTACGCTCGTAACTTCCTGATTCCCCAGCGCAAGGCACGTCGTGCTACAGCTACTGCAGTTGCAGAATTTGAAGCAAAGCGTGCAGACCTGGAAAAAGCAGCTGGCGAAAAGCTGGCAGCAGCTCAGGCTCAAGGTGAAAAGCTGAACGGTACGACTGTTCGGATCGCTCAAAAGGCTGGCGTTGATGGCCGTCTGTTCGGTTCCGTAACCAATGCCGATATCGCTGCCGCGGTATCCAAGCAAGGTTTCCCGGTCGAGAAGGCGCAGATCCGCATGCCGCAAGGCCCACTGAAGGTCGTTGGCGATCACACTATCGCGGTCGCACTGCATACCGACGTCGTGGTCGACATCACGATTGCTGTGGTTGGCGAGCAAGCCTAA
- a CDS encoding MarR family winged helix-turn-helix transcriptional regulator, translated as MTKDRRLAEFDITHAQVAIFMKLLYGKSNAASDLARELATDTGAWTRSFDRLEDKGFIECARSTVDRPMIDVALTEKEHRRPDDSGNR; from the coding sequence TTGACCAAAGATCGTCGGCTGGCCGAATTCGATATTACTCATGCCCAGGTCGCCATCTTCATGAAACTGCTATATGGAAAGTCCAACGCTGCATCCGATCTTGCACGTGAACTCGCAACCGATACCGGAGCATGGACTCGTTCATTTGACCGGCTTGAAGACAAGGGCTTTATCGAGTGTGCACGCAGCACCGTCGACCGCCCCATGATTGATGTCGCCTTGACCGAGAAAGAACATCGCAGACCAGATGATTCAGGTAACCGTTGA